Proteins encoded within one genomic window of Rubritalea squalenifaciens DSM 18772:
- the gyrA gene encoding DNA gyrase subunit A yields the protein MSDAIRPINVADEMSKSFLDYSMSVIISRALPDARDGLKPSQRRLLYAMHHDLSLSPSKAHLKCARIVGDTMGKYHPHGDGAIYPTLVNMAQPWTMRETLVDGQGNFGSVEGDAPAAMRYTEARLTHMGTAMMTDLEKETVDLVATYDETRDEPVVLPAAIPNLLVNGGTGIAVGMATNIPAHNMGEVIDGVCARIDNPHITIDEMKEFIKGPDFASACEIRGYKGIDSYFHTGRGSIKMRGKIEIEEKASGIAVLTITQVPHGVNRATLQQRIAELVREKVLTDISGMRDLSDEETRIEITLKRDARPQVVVNQIFKLTSMETSFGVNMLAIHERRPKQLSLMDALDAFIEHRRDVVIRRTRYLLKKAEARAENLEAFLLALGHLDDFIKIIRDSKNREEARDRLKAYDFPVKTAESLGILIREQPSIKGDRYIFTDRQVNAILELRLYQLTGMEQDKVKLEYDKLLDEIKDYIDILGSEVRVLTIIKDELLEIKEKHATPRRCPILPDEGEIAIEDLIANDGMIVTLSNRGYIKRTPSAEYRVQARGGKGVRGMETKTKNDEEQDFVEHLFSAQAHDYLMFFTNTGRVYVERVYGLPEGSRASKGRNIKNVLNLQPEEKIAATLRLERKTNEEGDDVTFGEDNGFVLFATRSGKVKKTSLSDFRNYRKDGIIAIKLEEGNELIDCRLTSGTNEVILVTRKGLSLRFNEEQARSMGRNTAGVQGIKPVGDDYVVGLALVDDEGTLLVASENGIGKRSPFGDYRAQTRGGKGIITMKCTEKTGDVAGAVMVLPGDELMLMTSDGQSIRIRCADIREAGRNTQGVKLVTMKDGVKLQDIARVVPDADEEEADDAEGTEEAPAATEDGAENESPESGEE from the coding sequence ATGTCTGACGCAATTAGACCGATTAACGTGGCAGATGAGATGTCCAAGTCATTCTTGGATTACTCGATGTCAGTAATCATTTCCCGTGCCTTGCCGGATGCGAGGGACGGACTCAAACCTTCGCAAAGACGCTTGCTCTATGCGATGCACCACGACCTTAGTTTGTCTCCGAGTAAGGCGCACTTGAAGTGTGCGCGTATCGTAGGTGACACGATGGGTAAATATCACCCACACGGTGATGGTGCCATCTATCCGACTCTAGTGAACATGGCCCAGCCATGGACCATGCGTGAAACGTTGGTGGACGGGCAAGGTAACTTCGGTTCCGTGGAGGGTGATGCTCCCGCGGCGATGCGATACACTGAGGCCCGCCTGACTCATATGGGTACAGCGATGATGACCGACCTTGAAAAGGAGACGGTCGACCTCGTGGCAACCTACGATGAAACTCGTGATGAGCCCGTTGTTCTCCCTGCTGCCATTCCGAACCTACTGGTGAATGGTGGTACGGGTATTGCGGTGGGTATGGCTACCAACATTCCTGCCCACAATATGGGCGAGGTGATCGATGGTGTCTGTGCGCGCATTGATAACCCGCATATCACGATCGATGAAATGAAGGAATTCATCAAAGGGCCGGACTTCGCGTCTGCCTGTGAGATTCGTGGGTACAAGGGCATCGATAGCTATTTCCACACTGGTCGCGGCAGTATCAAAATGCGCGGTAAGATTGAAATCGAGGAAAAGGCTTCAGGTATAGCCGTGCTGACTATCACTCAGGTGCCACACGGCGTGAACCGTGCTACCCTGCAGCAGCGTATCGCCGAGCTTGTTCGTGAAAAAGTGCTTACTGATATTTCTGGTATGCGTGACCTTTCCGATGAGGAAACACGGATCGAGATCACGCTGAAACGCGACGCACGCCCGCAGGTGGTGGTGAACCAGATCTTCAAGCTCACCTCCATGGAAACTTCCTTCGGTGTGAATATGCTGGCGATCCATGAGCGCCGTCCTAAGCAGCTATCATTGATGGATGCTCTGGATGCCTTCATTGAGCACCGTCGTGATGTGGTGATCCGCCGTACACGCTACTTGCTTAAGAAGGCAGAAGCTCGTGCGGAGAACCTTGAGGCATTCTTGCTGGCGCTGGGTCATCTCGATGATTTTATAAAGATCATCCGTGATTCCAAGAACCGTGAGGAAGCTCGTGATCGTCTCAAAGCTTATGACTTCCCAGTGAAGACTGCTGAGAGTCTTGGTATCCTCATCCGTGAGCAGCCAAGTATCAAAGGCGACCGTTACATCTTCACTGACCGTCAGGTCAATGCGATCCTAGAACTCCGCCTTTACCAGCTCACTGGTATGGAGCAGGACAAGGTTAAACTGGAATACGACAAGCTCCTTGATGAGATTAAGGATTACATCGATATTCTCGGTTCCGAGGTGCGTGTTCTAACCATCATCAAAGATGAGCTTCTTGAGATCAAAGAAAAGCACGCGACTCCACGCCGTTGCCCAATCCTTCCAGACGAAGGTGAGATCGCGATTGAAGATCTGATCGCTAATGATGGCATGATCGTGACACTGTCTAACCGCGGCTATATTAAGCGTACTCCTAGTGCCGAATACCGTGTGCAGGCACGTGGTGGTAAAGGTGTCCGCGGTATGGAGACCAAGACAAAGAATGATGAGGAGCAGGATTTCGTCGAGCACCTCTTCTCTGCTCAGGCTCATGACTACCTGATGTTCTTCACGAACACAGGCCGTGTCTATGTTGAACGTGTCTATGGTCTGCCGGAAGGTTCCCGTGCCTCCAAGGGGCGTAACATCAAGAACGTTCTCAATCTTCAGCCGGAAGAGAAAATCGCCGCCACATTGCGTCTTGAGCGTAAGACCAATGAAGAAGGTGATGATGTGACATTTGGGGAAGACAATGGCTTTGTGCTCTTCGCTACCCGTAGTGGTAAGGTGAAGAAAACTTCTCTCAGTGATTTCCGTAACTATCGTAAGGACGGCATTATCGCCATCAAGCTGGAAGAAGGTAACGAGCTCATCGACTGCCGTCTGACCAGTGGTACCAATGAGGTGATTCTCGTAACCCGTAAGGGTCTCAGCCTTCGCTTCAATGAGGAGCAGGCTCGCTCTATGGGTCGAAACACTGCTGGTGTGCAGGGGATCAAGCCTGTCGGTGATGACTATGTGGTTGGCCTTGCTCTCGTAGACGATGAAGGTACGCTGCTTGTTGCTTCCGAGAATGGTATCGGTAAGCGTTCACCATTCGGTGACTACCGTGCGCAGACTCGAGGTGGTAAGGGTATCATTACGATGAAGTGTACCGAGAAGACTGGCGATGTCGCTGGTGCGGTGATGGTGCTTCCGGGAGACGAGCTGATGCTCATGACCTCCGATGGTCAGTCTATCCGTATCCGCTGTGCTGATATTCGCGAAGCTGGTCGAAACACCCAGGGTGTGAAGCTGGTGACCATGAAAGATGGCGTGAAGCTTCAGGACATTGCCCGAGTAGTACCAGATGCCGATGAAGAAGAGGCTGACGATGCAGAGGGCACCGAAGAGGCTCCAGCTGCAACAGAAGATGGTGCCGAAAATGAGTCCCCTGAGTCTGGTGAGGAGTAA